Sequence from the Candidatus Deferrimicrobiaceae bacterium genome:
GAGATGCCGGCCTCCGACGTGGCGCCGACGCTCGATTCGCTTGACCCCGGGAAGGCCAAGCTGTTCGAGGGGACCCTCGAGCGGGACGGCCGCTTCGTCGGCCTGATCAGCGCCGCGATGTGCCTCAACCCTTGAGGGGCGGGGCGTGAACGTCCTGGTCATCGACGACGGCGAAACGCTGCGCGGCTACGATTGCCGCGAGGTGCTGCGCGTCGACGAGCCGGCCGGGGGAGGCGAGCTTCCGTTCATCGTCCATTTCGGGCGTGCCGGGAGCACGTGGGAACTTTGCTGCAGGAACGTGCTCGGCTTCTACCCGCTGTCGGCGGCCGACATCCGTCCGCTGCCGTTGGTGCTTAAGGAACGATTGACGCAGGGCGAGGGTCCGTGGGCGGTCGGGATCACGCCCGGCGGCCTGTGCCTGCTTTATTGAAGACAATCGTTTGGTGAGGGGGATTCGTTGCGCTGGACCAGCTTTACCGGAAGATTGATGCTGCTGCTCGCGTCGCTGCTGCTCGCGGCGGTCGTGGTCATCGCCGCGGGGGTATCACTGCTCGCACGCGACATCCTGGTCGGTGCCGGCCGGGACCCCATGGAGGCCTATCGGCTGGGGGCCGGGGCTGCCGGGGTCGCTTTCCTGGCGCTGGTGGGTGCGTTGCTGGTCATCGGGTTCTTCTCCCGCCGTTTCACGGCCGGCCTCATCGGGCTGGCGGGGACGGCGCAGGAAATCTCGGCCGGCGATCTCCGGACCCAGGTCCCCGAAGCGGGGTTCGACGAGCTCCGGATGCTGGCGCGTGCCTTCAACGCGATGGCCGACAGTCTCCGCACGGTGATCCGCCAGATCCAGGAATCCGGCGGGGCCGTGGGCGAATTCTCTTCGGGGATCACGACGGTGATCCAGGAGCAGGCGACGAGCGCGTCGCAGCAGGCGGCGTCTTTGGCCGAGGTGACGGCGACGATGGAGGAGCTTTCCCGCACCTCGCACCAGATCGCGGGCAACGCCGAGTCGGTCCGGGAGAGCGCCGAGCAGACGGTCGAGATGGCGCAGCAGGGGACGACGCTGGTCAGGGAAAGCGTCGACGGGATGGCCCGGATCAAGG
This genomic interval carries:
- a CDS encoding methyl-accepting chemotaxis protein, yielding MRWTSFTGRLMLLLASLLLAAVVVIAAGVSLLARDILVGAGRDPMEAYRLGAGAAGVAFLALVGALLVIGFFSRRFTAGLIGLAGTAQEISAGDLRTQVPEAGFDELRMLARAFNAMADSLRTVIRQIQESGGAVGEFSSGITTVIQEQATSASQQAASLAEVTATMEELSRTSHQIAGNAESVRESAEQTVEMAQQGTTLVRESVDGMARIKDRVTDIAQKTLFLGEKSGEIGKVMDLIKEIAGEIHLLALNAAIESAAAGEHGRRFAVVASEVRRLAEKTRESTETIRSLVSEIQSATQGSIVATEQGSREVDKWRETINLTADAFAEIIGMIEKTSEASMQISLATHQQTSANDQVVAGMRQVAETVRISAAQMKESSTSAVELKGMVDKLANKAAVFQV